In Rhizobium sp. ZPR4, a genomic segment contains:
- a CDS encoding BA14K family protein, producing the protein MLGFRAKIATVAVTAAVALTSFTPSFAMQMPAAPIVNQAVPAQAAPGNVEQVQWRHDGYYRRGWYGGYRGYRGGYRHGYRYHDGYWFPLAAFGAGALIGGAIASQPRYYEPAPAPSAGINPRHVEWCEGRYRSYRAYDNTFQPNSGPRRQCYSPYF; encoded by the coding sequence ATGCTTGGTTTCCGTGCAAAAATCGCGACAGTCGCCGTAACGGCCGCCGTCGCCCTGACGAGCTTCACACCGTCTTTTGCCATGCAGATGCCCGCCGCACCGATCGTGAATCAGGCCGTGCCCGCCCAGGCCGCGCCCGGCAACGTCGAACAGGTTCAATGGCGTCACGACGGCTACTATCGTCGTGGCTGGTATGGCGGCTACCGCGGTTATCGCGGCGGCTATCGTCATGGTTATCGCTATCACGACGGCTATTGGTTCCCGCTGGCAGCCTTCGGCGCCGGTGCGCTGATCGGCGGCGCGATCGCCAGCCAGCCGCGCTATTATGAGCCGGCTCCGGCCCCGAGCGCCGGCATCAATCCGCGCCATGTCGAATGGTGCGAGGGACGCTATCGTTCCTACCGCGCCTACGACAATACGTTCCAGCCGAACTCCGGCCCGCGCCGTCAGTGCTATTCGCCGTATTTCTAA
- a CDS encoding transporter: MNTLTSANTIPGFIWAYRLRPGATKPERLPDDTDRATLFSGDGFLWLHLNLVDARVPAFLEDAPGLNEAARTALTTHETHATITVDEQMLFGTLVDFQRDFAHNTHDIGWLHFAFTDRMLITSRLQPLRSLDRTRVLIEKNAARFTGPVDIFELIVVEFQRTLISVVIEISEELNAIEDFVHGNTSRDERAKLPPIRRTIVRLHRHLRTVLSLMRHAAASDDEEMPLGFEDVAGRLTGRLEAVEHDVYALQERARLLHEEIDSKLASEINRHLYILSIMTAFLLPPTLVTGFFGMNTSGLPLAGGASGTGYAVAFIIASMLLAWWLLRRVNIL, from the coding sequence ATGAACACGCTCACGTCCGCCAATACCATACCAGGCTTTATCTGGGCATATCGTCTCCGTCCCGGCGCAACCAAGCCGGAGCGCCTGCCTGACGATACCGACCGTGCGACGCTCTTCAGTGGCGACGGCTTTCTCTGGCTGCATCTCAATCTCGTGGATGCGCGGGTACCGGCCTTCCTCGAGGATGCGCCTGGACTGAACGAAGCCGCCCGCACAGCGCTGACCACGCATGAGACACATGCAACGATTACGGTCGACGAGCAGATGCTTTTCGGGACCTTGGTCGACTTCCAGCGTGACTTCGCCCACAACACGCACGACATCGGCTGGCTGCATTTCGCGTTCACAGATCGCATGCTCATCACCAGCCGGCTGCAACCGCTTCGCAGCCTGGACAGGACCCGCGTGCTGATCGAGAAGAATGCCGCGCGGTTTACAGGCCCGGTGGATATTTTCGAGCTGATCGTCGTCGAATTCCAACGGACCCTGATCTCCGTCGTCATCGAGATCAGTGAAGAGCTGAATGCCATCGAGGATTTCGTTCACGGCAATACGTCGCGCGACGAGCGCGCCAAGCTTCCGCCGATCCGCAGGACGATCGTGCGCCTGCATCGTCATCTGCGGACCGTTCTCTCGCTGATGCGCCATGCCGCCGCCTCCGACGACGAGGAAATGCCGCTCGGCTTCGAGGATGTCGCGGGTCGGCTGACCGGGCGCCTCGAAGCGGTCGAGCACGACGTCTATGCCCTGCAGGAGCGGGCGAGACTGCTGCACGAAGAGATCGATTCGAAGCTCGCCTCCGAGATCAACCGGCATCTCTACATCCTGTCGATCATGACCGCCTTCCTGCTGCCGCCGACGCTGGTGACCGGCTTCTTCGGCATGAACACATCGGGCCTGCCGCTGGCGGGCGGTGCAAGCGGCACCGGATATGCGGTGGCCTTCATCATCGCCTCCATGCTGCTGGCATGGTGGCTGCTCAGGCGGGTCAACATTCTCTGA
- a CDS encoding acyl-CoA dehydrogenase yields the protein MYKAPVEEIAFTLKHVAGMERAMEEGVLGDLSTDLVDAILSEAGRFAGDEVEPLAENGDKQGARLVDGKVVLPDGWEKLYRDWIAGGWNGLTAPEEFGGQGLPHMLNIATLEMWNSASMAFGLAPTLTMGAVEALRAHGSEDLKKTYLAKLVSGEWTGTMNLTEPHAGSDVGALRSRAERGDDGTYRIFGQKIFITWGDHEATENIIHLVLARLPDAPAGTRGISLFLVPKFLVNEDGSLGARNDYFAHSLEHKLGIHGSPTCTLIFGDGKYGAEKGAVGWLVGEENKGLACMFTMMNNARLAVGIQGVAIAEAATQKAIAYARERTQGRAPGTAASGMSPIIEHPDVARMLLTMKALTQGSRAICYACAQAIDMSHRDPQQARFWQERAALLTPIAKSFSTDAGVDTASLGVQVHGGMGFIEETGAARLLRDVRIAPIYEGTNGIQAIDLVTRKLTIANGDHMRGFIAELREIADGVAKSNLEGFGETAPRLEAAIADLEKTSEWLLSKQAEGAVAEALAGATPYQRLFGLVLAGSYLAKGGLADAGDGEGAKRIALCRFAAENLLAETAALSDRVIAGASSLEAARAALA from the coding sequence ATGTACAAGGCGCCTGTCGAAGAAATCGCGTTCACGCTGAAACATGTCGCCGGCATGGAGCGCGCCATGGAAGAGGGTGTTCTCGGCGATCTCAGCACCGATCTCGTCGATGCCATCCTGTCGGAAGCGGGGCGTTTCGCCGGCGATGAGGTGGAGCCGCTTGCCGAGAACGGCGACAAGCAAGGCGCAAGGCTGGTGGACGGCAAGGTGGTCCTTCCCGATGGCTGGGAGAAGCTCTATCGCGACTGGATCGCTGGCGGCTGGAACGGCCTGACCGCACCGGAGGAGTTCGGCGGGCAGGGCCTCCCGCATATGCTGAATATCGCGACGCTGGAAATGTGGAATTCCGCCTCGATGGCCTTCGGCCTTGCGCCGACCTTGACCATGGGTGCCGTCGAGGCGCTCCGGGCGCATGGTAGCGAAGATCTCAAGAAGACATATCTGGCGAAACTGGTATCGGGCGAGTGGACGGGAACCATGAACCTCACGGAGCCGCATGCCGGCTCCGATGTTGGCGCCTTGCGCTCGCGCGCCGAACGCGGCGATGACGGCACCTATCGCATCTTCGGCCAGAAGATTTTCATCACCTGGGGCGACCACGAGGCGACCGAGAACATCATCCATCTCGTTCTCGCCCGCCTTCCGGATGCGCCCGCCGGCACGCGCGGCATTTCGCTCTTTCTCGTGCCGAAGTTCCTCGTGAACGAGGATGGCTCCCTTGGCGCCCGCAACGATTATTTCGCCCATTCGCTGGAGCACAAGCTCGGCATTCACGGCTCGCCCACCTGCACGCTCATCTTCGGCGATGGCAAATATGGTGCGGAAAAAGGCGCCGTCGGCTGGCTAGTGGGTGAGGAGAACAAGGGCCTCGCCTGCATGTTCACGATGATGAACAATGCCCGGCTGGCCGTCGGCATTCAGGGCGTAGCGATCGCCGAGGCCGCAACGCAGAAAGCCATCGCCTATGCCCGGGAGCGCACGCAGGGCCGCGCGCCGGGTACGGCCGCATCGGGCATGAGCCCGATCATCGAGCATCCCGATGTCGCTCGCATGCTGCTGACGATGAAGGCTCTGACGCAGGGCTCACGCGCGATCTGCTACGCCTGCGCACAGGCGATCGACATGTCGCATCGCGATCCGCAGCAGGCTCGCTTCTGGCAGGAGCGTGCAGCGCTGTTGACGCCGATCGCCAAGTCCTTCTCCACCGATGCCGGCGTTGATACCGCCTCGCTTGGCGTCCAGGTTCATGGCGGCATGGGCTTCATCGAAGAAACGGGGGCGGCGCGACTGCTGCGCGATGTGCGCATCGCACCGATCTACGAAGGCACCAACGGCATCCAGGCCATCGATCTGGTGACGCGCAAGCTGACGATCGCCAACGGCGATCACATGCGCGGCTTCATCGCCGAATTGCGTGAGATTGCCGATGGCGTCGCTAAATCCAACCTCGAAGGTTTCGGCGAAACGGCGCCGCGGCTTGAGGCAGCCATTGCCGATCTGGAAAAGACGAGCGAATGGCTCTTGTCGAAGCAGGCGGAGGGCGCCGTTGCCGAAGCGCTGGCCGGCGCCACCCCTTACCAGCGGCTGTTCGGTCTTGTGCTGGCCGGTTCTTATCTAGCCAAGGGTGGTCTTGCCGATGCAGGAGACGGCGAGGGGGCCAAGCGCATCGCACTCTGCCGCTTTGCTGCCGAAAATCTTCTGGCCGAGACCGCCGCTCTCTCTGATCGGGTCATCGCCGGCGCATCCAGCCTCGAAGCCGCCCGCGCCGCATTAGCCTAA